In Actinoplanes sp. NBC_00393, a single genomic region encodes these proteins:
- a CDS encoding FAD-dependent monooxygenase: MTTVLISGAGVAGATLAYWLARHGFRPTVVERAEGLRSSGNPVDVRGPAMPVAEAMGIVPQLRAAATQATAMRLVDAAGRQITRIRMPADVELPRADLAAILHDAASEKAEFIFDDTITALHQDDGGVDLTFQRTAPRRFDLVIGADGLHSIVRRLVFGPEQDFIRHLGLYVATLPLGEPSDPPSDVLLYNTPGRLTSIHPARGNALAAFIFRGPAMPDLNYRDIARHRQIVTSAYAGAGWRVPELLARLDRSDDFYFDAVSKVDLPTWSRGRVTLLGDAASCVSLLGDGSSLAITAAHTLASALATHADHTDAFRRYEAQHRTLVRPKQRYAGRAAALLVPSTRLGLGVRNLAARFLP, translated from the coding sequence ATGACGACAGTGCTGATCTCCGGCGCCGGCGTAGCCGGTGCCACCTTGGCCTACTGGCTGGCGCGCCACGGATTCCGGCCGACCGTGGTCGAGCGTGCGGAAGGCCTGCGGTCCAGCGGAAACCCGGTCGACGTACGCGGTCCCGCCATGCCGGTCGCCGAAGCGATGGGCATCGTGCCGCAGCTGCGGGCGGCGGCCACGCAGGCGACCGCGATGCGCCTGGTGGATGCGGCCGGCCGGCAGATCACCCGGATCCGGATGCCCGCCGACGTCGAACTTCCTCGCGCGGACCTGGCCGCGATCCTGCACGACGCGGCAAGCGAGAAGGCCGAGTTCATCTTCGACGACACCATCACTGCGCTGCACCAGGACGACGGCGGTGTGGACCTCACCTTCCAGCGGACCGCTCCGCGCCGGTTCGACCTGGTGATCGGCGCCGACGGCCTGCACTCCATCGTGCGGCGGCTGGTGTTCGGCCCGGAGCAGGACTTCATCCGGCACCTCGGGCTCTACGTCGCCACCCTGCCCCTCGGCGAACCGTCCGACCCGCCGTCGGACGTGCTGCTCTACAACACGCCCGGCCGCCTCACCTCGATCCACCCCGCGCGCGGCAACGCCCTGGCCGCGTTCATCTTCCGCGGCCCGGCCATGCCCGACCTGAACTACCGCGACATTGCCCGGCACCGCCAGATCGTCACCTCGGCCTACGCCGGCGCCGGCTGGCGGGTGCCGGAGCTGCTCGCCCGACTCGACCGCAGCGACGACTTCTACTTCGACGCAGTCAGCAAAGTCGACCTGCCGACCTGGTCCCGCGGCCGCGTGACCCTGCTCGGCGACGCGGCTTCCTGCGTCTCACTGCTCGGCGACGGCTCCAGCCTCGCCATCACCGCCGCGCACACTCTCGCCTCCGCCTTGGCCACGCATGCCGATCACACCGACGCGTTCCGCCGCTACGAAGCCCAGCACCGCACCCTGGTCAGGCCGAAGCAGCGCTACGCCGGCCGCGCGGCCGCCCTGCTCGTCCCCAGCACCCGGCTCGGCCTCGGTGTCCGCAATCTCGCCGCCCGGTTCCTGCCGTAA
- a CDS encoding alpha/beta hydrolase, producing MLALISGAALAVTGLAVPAAAAAPEQSKPSRASVRPVVFIHGSAGSAMQFRTQAKRLAGNGYPIDLVEAHEYDSPNIATIIAAVYADLDARIDRLLAAAGTEQVDLLAHSLGTFVTQGYLNSSPARAARVANYVNLDGRPAAALPGGVRTLAIWGEGDPARAVAGATNVYFPDQSHTQTVSSTESFQEIFRFLQGREPRTTKIVPQAHAQVSGRAVLFPSNAGVGEAAVELYPVSPLTGRRLTNRPVRVQTVKPDGSFGPVPVLPFARYEFALVRTGQATHHFYFEPFVRSDSFVRLVTSRPGEGIGALVDTSDRHTALTFQRQKEWWGAEGDELWVNGTNILNGANAPRAKRVIGVFAFDDGSDGVTDLTAPLPEFFAVTFMTGMDVFIPAAQQRPGTVQILARQRGGGFSAMPVPNWKSSEHRVSIEINDH from the coding sequence TTGCTTGCATTGATATCCGGGGCCGCGCTCGCCGTGACCGGCCTTGCCGTACCGGCCGCCGCCGCTGCGCCGGAGCAGAGCAAGCCGAGCAGGGCGAGCGTGCGGCCGGTCGTCTTCATCCACGGCAGCGCCGGATCCGCGATGCAATTCCGTACGCAGGCCAAGCGCCTGGCCGGCAACGGCTACCCGATCGATCTGGTCGAGGCGCACGAGTACGACTCACCCAACATCGCCACGATCATCGCCGCGGTCTACGCCGACCTCGACGCCCGGATCGACCGCCTGCTCGCTGCCGCCGGCACCGAGCAGGTCGATCTGCTCGCGCACTCGCTCGGCACGTTCGTCACCCAGGGCTATCTGAACAGTTCACCCGCACGTGCGGCCCGGGTCGCCAACTACGTCAACCTCGACGGCCGTCCCGCGGCGGCTCTGCCCGGCGGTGTGCGTACCCTCGCGATCTGGGGTGAAGGCGACCCCGCGCGGGCGGTGGCCGGCGCGACCAATGTGTACTTCCCGGACCAGTCGCACACCCAGACGGTCTCCTCGACGGAGTCGTTCCAGGAGATCTTCCGGTTCCTGCAGGGGCGCGAGCCGCGTACCACCAAGATCGTGCCGCAAGCGCATGCCCAGGTCTCCGGCCGTGCCGTGCTGTTCCCCAGCAATGCCGGCGTGGGCGAAGCCGCGGTCGAGCTGTATCCGGTCAGCCCGCTCACCGGACGCCGCCTGACGAACCGCCCGGTCCGCGTGCAGACGGTGAAACCGGACGGATCGTTCGGGCCGGTGCCGGTGCTGCCGTTCGCGCGCTACGAGTTCGCCCTGGTCCGAACCGGGCAGGCCACCCACCACTTCTACTTCGAGCCGTTCGTGCGCTCGGACTCGTTCGTGCGGCTGGTCACCAGCCGGCCGGGGGAGGGCATCGGCGCGCTGGTCGACACCAGCGACCGGCACACCGCCCTGACCTTCCAGCGGCAGAAGGAATGGTGGGGCGCCGAGGGTGACGAACTCTGGGTCAACGGCACCAACATCCTGAACGGTGCGAACGCGCCGCGCGCGAAGCGGGTCATCGGAGTGTTCGCGTTCGACGACGGCAGTGACGGCGTGACCGACCTCACGGCGCCGTTGCCGGAGTTCTTCGCCGTAACCTTCATGACCGGAATGGACGTGTTCATCCCCGCCGCGCAGCAGCGTCCGGGCACCGTGCAGATCCTGGCAAGACAGCGTGGTGGCGGTTTCAGTGCAATGCCGGTGCCGAACTGGAAGTCCAGCGAGCATCGGGTGTCCATCGAGATCAACGATCATTGA
- a CDS encoding helix-turn-helix domain-containing protein gives MSTTSGGRPLTSMQDRLNYLFETVRPVGKPRYSVREVAEAIKRDQSFEISAAYINYICTGERENPGVQQVRALARFFGVPAAFLLGDGDPGAVARELEQLRAVVQFKEKLQAADDAMNDPGVRVIALKARGLSPSHLKLVSTMLDQVREIEGLP, from the coding sequence GTGAGCACCACATCAGGCGGTCGTCCGCTCACGAGCATGCAGGACCGGCTCAACTACCTGTTCGAGACCGTCCGGCCGGTGGGCAAACCCCGCTACTCGGTTCGCGAGGTGGCCGAGGCCATCAAACGCGACCAGAGCTTCGAGATCTCCGCGGCGTACATCAACTACATCTGCACCGGCGAACGGGAGAACCCCGGCGTGCAGCAGGTCCGCGCGCTCGCCCGGTTCTTCGGGGTGCCGGCCGCCTTCCTGCTCGGCGACGGCGACCCGGGTGCCGTCGCCCGTGAGCTCGAGCAGCTGCGCGCGGTCGTGCAGTTCAAGGAGAAACTGCAGGCCGCTGACGATGCCATGAACGATCCTGGCGTACGCGTCATCGCCTTGAAAGCCCGTGGCCTGTCGCCGTCGCACCTCAAACTGGTCTCCACCATGCTCGACCAGGTCCGCGAGATAGAGGGCCTGCCGTAG
- a CDS encoding lytic transglycosylase domain-containing protein: MVKLGVRVASVALLVAGAAAGVYLGAARDVPQQNVTATAIDDALLKERHNRHIAARASRTAAEGQAAAKAAAQVKVASGQARALEQKRKQLVAEKKAEEERDVPYTGKIPESCAEFKGNRATGCALMIDKGFAIAEFGCLEELWDHESGWNHRAENPNSGAYGIPQAYPGNKMASAGADWRTNAATQIKWGLGYIKGRYDSPCGAWSHWQDNHSY, translated from the coding sequence ATGGTGAAGCTCGGTGTGCGGGTGGCTTCGGTGGCGCTGCTGGTGGCCGGCGCGGCCGCCGGGGTGTATCTCGGTGCGGCCCGCGACGTTCCGCAGCAGAACGTGACGGCGACGGCGATCGACGACGCTCTGCTCAAGGAACGGCACAACCGGCACATCGCCGCCCGGGCGTCGCGGACCGCGGCCGAGGGCCAGGCCGCCGCGAAAGCCGCCGCCCAGGTGAAGGTCGCGTCCGGCCAGGCCCGAGCGCTGGAGCAGAAACGCAAGCAGCTCGTGGCCGAGAAGAAGGCCGAGGAAGAGCGGGACGTGCCGTACACCGGCAAGATCCCGGAGTCGTGCGCCGAGTTCAAGGGCAACCGCGCCACCGGCTGCGCCCTGATGATCGACAAGGGCTTCGCGATCGCCGAGTTCGGCTGCCTCGAAGAGCTGTGGGATCACGAGAGCGGCTGGAACCACCGGGCCGAGAACCCGAACTCCGGCGCCTACGGCATCCCGCAGGCGTACCCCGGCAACAAGATGGCCTCCGCCGGCGCCGACTGGCGGACCAACGCGGCCACCCAGATCAAGTGGGGCCTCGGCTACATCAAGGGCCGCTACGACTCGCCGTGCGGCGCCTGGTCGCACTGGCAGGACAACCACTCCTATTAA
- a CDS encoding glycoside hydrolase family 65 protein produces the protein MIGEEICPAEPWQVRETRLDPDLLAQTESIFALSNGYLGLRGNLDEGEPHAISGTYLNSYFEQRPLPYPEGGFGYPQHGQTVVNVTDGKLFRLTVDDEQFNIGGGVLHAHERTLDLRAGLLRRDVEWESPAGRTVRIRSRRLVSFTQRAVAAVSYEVEAVGHQVRITLQSGLEAGEEQVKVSDDPRVAAALEHPVEAVEQDTEQHGAVLLHRTRNSRLLMAAGMDHLVEAPGDYQEETDVRADWARTTVVTVLQPGERLRIIKFLGYGWSTSRSTEALRDHIAAALTGARYTGWDGLLREQREYLDDFWDAADVEIDGDPQLQQAVRFGLFHVLQAGARTERRAIPGKGLTGPGYDGHAFWDTEGYVLPLLTYVCPQAAADALRWRHSILSDARDRARTLGLDGAAFPWRTISGDECSAYWPAGTAALHLNAVIARAVDRFRLVTGDSSLEAECGLEILVETARLWVSHGHHDADGVWHIDGVTGPDEYSAVADDNVFTNLMAAKNLRAAADACARHPDIAKSLGVRPDEPDLWRACAHAVHIPYDERLGVHPQSEGFTRYAAWDFSATDPDRTLQEQATYFQLYRRQVAKQADLVLAMHWCPETFTEEQKARNVDYYERITVRDSSLSACTQAVMCAEVGHLELAHDYAWEAAMVDLRDLHDNTRDGLHIASLAGGWTAIVEGFGGLRERDEVLALAPRLPGGIDRLRFRVRHSGVRLLVEADHETVRVSLRDGDARLPIVLYDEPAEVTAHEPVERPVAKIEPLLPPPQQAPGYAPARQGK, from the coding sequence ATGATCGGTGAGGAGATCTGCCCGGCGGAGCCCTGGCAGGTACGCGAGACACGCCTGGACCCCGACCTGCTCGCCCAGACCGAATCGATCTTCGCGCTGTCCAACGGCTACCTCGGCCTGCGCGGCAACCTCGACGAGGGCGAGCCGCACGCCATCTCCGGCACTTACCTCAACTCCTACTTCGAACAGCGCCCGCTGCCCTACCCGGAGGGCGGCTTCGGCTACCCGCAGCACGGTCAGACCGTCGTCAACGTCACCGACGGCAAACTCTTCCGGCTCACCGTCGACGACGAGCAGTTCAACATCGGCGGCGGCGTCCTGCACGCCCACGAGCGCACCCTCGACCTGCGCGCCGGACTGCTGCGCCGCGACGTCGAATGGGAGTCGCCGGCCGGCCGCACGGTCCGGATCCGCAGCCGGCGCCTCGTCTCGTTCACCCAGCGGGCCGTCGCCGCCGTCTCCTACGAGGTCGAGGCCGTCGGCCACCAGGTGCGCATCACCCTGCAATCGGGCCTGGAGGCCGGCGAGGAGCAGGTCAAGGTCTCCGACGACCCGCGGGTCGCGGCCGCCCTGGAACATCCCGTGGAGGCGGTCGAGCAGGACACCGAGCAGCACGGGGCGGTGCTGCTGCACCGTACCCGCAACAGCCGCCTGCTGATGGCCGCCGGCATGGACCACCTGGTCGAAGCACCCGGCGACTACCAGGAGGAGACCGACGTGCGCGCCGATTGGGCGCGCACGACCGTGGTCACCGTTCTGCAGCCCGGCGAGCGGTTGCGCATCATCAAATTCCTGGGGTACGGGTGGAGCACCTCCCGCTCCACCGAAGCGCTGCGCGACCACATCGCCGCGGCGCTGACCGGCGCCCGCTACACCGGCTGGGACGGCCTGCTCCGCGAGCAGCGCGAATACCTCGACGACTTCTGGGACGCCGCCGACGTGGAGATCGACGGCGATCCGCAGTTGCAACAGGCCGTCCGGTTCGGGCTGTTCCACGTGTTGCAGGCCGGCGCGCGCACCGAACGGCGGGCAATCCCCGGCAAGGGCCTGACCGGTCCCGGCTACGACGGGCACGCGTTCTGGGACACCGAGGGTTATGTTCTGCCGCTGCTGACGTACGTCTGCCCGCAAGCCGCCGCCGACGCGCTGCGCTGGCGGCACTCGATCCTCAGCGACGCCCGCGACCGGGCCCGCACCCTCGGCCTGGACGGCGCCGCGTTCCCATGGCGCACGATCAGCGGCGACGAATGCTCCGCCTACTGGCCGGCCGGCACCGCCGCGCTGCACCTGAACGCCGTGATCGCCCGCGCCGTCGACCGGTTCCGGCTGGTCACCGGCGACAGCAGCCTGGAAGCCGAGTGCGGCCTGGAGATCCTGGTGGAGACCGCCCGGCTGTGGGTGTCGCACGGCCACCACGACGCCGACGGCGTCTGGCACATCGACGGCGTCACCGGCCCCGACGAGTACAGCGCCGTCGCCGACGACAACGTCTTCACCAACCTGATGGCCGCCAAGAACCTGCGGGCCGCCGCTGACGCCTGCGCCCGGCACCCCGACATCGCGAAGAGCCTCGGCGTGCGCCCCGACGAACCGGACCTCTGGCGGGCCTGCGCCCACGCCGTCCACATCCCCTACGACGAGCGGTTGGGCGTGCACCCGCAGTCTGAAGGCTTCACCCGCTACGCCGCCTGGGACTTCTCCGCCACCGACCCGGACAGGACGCTGCAGGAACAGGCCACCTACTTCCAGCTCTACCGCCGGCAGGTGGCCAAGCAGGCCGACCTGGTGCTGGCCATGCACTGGTGCCCGGAGACCTTCACCGAGGAGCAGAAGGCCCGCAACGTCGACTACTACGAGCGGATCACCGTCCGCGACTCGTCCCTGTCGGCCTGCACCCAGGCGGTGATGTGCGCCGAGGTCGGCCACCTGGAACTCGCCCACGACTACGCGTGGGAAGCGGCCATGGTGGACCTGCGCGACCTGCACGACAACACCCGCGACGGCCTGCACATCGCGTCGCTGGCCGGCGGCTGGACGGCGATCGTCGAGGGATTCGGCGGCCTGCGGGAACGCGACGAGGTGCTCGCCCTGGCACCCCGGCTGCCGGGCGGCATCGACCGGCTGCGGTTCCGGGTCCGGCACAGCGGCGTGCGCCTGCTGGTCGAGGCAGACCACGAGACGGTACGCGTGAGCCTGCGCGACGGCGACGCCAGACTGCCGATCGTCCTCTACGACGAGCCGGCCGAGGTGACCGCCCACGAACCGGTCGAACGCCCGGTCGCGAAGATCGAGCCGCTGCTGCCACCACCGCAGCAGGCACCCGGCTACGCACCCGCCCGCCAGGGCAAATAG
- a CDS encoding helix-turn-helix transcriptional regulator, with protein MSLRGHVHTVAGDPAVCDEYGYRLGRPDGILVLHYRFDEPVDFTERRQDLLHQIYWAPAGMLAVRHGNQTGFIGPTEVFWAHRAVTHEIRADGGVLYRVCLREIPAGLVGLAAGAATITPEAAEQIQRLAGPGCDETEAADSRVRIMAGLAATAATVSLGAGGGYAATVARALTRDPADPTSLGEWADRLHVSTKTLQRDFEREYGMAYTRWRTVLRLKASRVLLDRHPVTEVAHLVGYASPSAFVAAFAREYGCTPGRHATRRAPICHPG; from the coding sequence ATGTCGCTGAGAGGACACGTCCACACCGTCGCCGGCGACCCCGCGGTATGCGACGAATACGGCTACCGCCTGGGCCGCCCCGACGGCATTCTCGTCCTGCACTACCGCTTCGACGAGCCGGTCGACTTCACCGAACGCCGCCAGGACCTGCTGCACCAGATCTACTGGGCGCCGGCCGGCATGCTCGCCGTCCGGCACGGCAACCAGACCGGGTTCATCGGGCCCACCGAAGTGTTCTGGGCGCACCGGGCCGTCACCCACGAGATCCGCGCGGACGGTGGTGTCCTCTATCGAGTGTGCCTGCGCGAGATCCCCGCCGGCCTGGTGGGTCTCGCCGCCGGCGCCGCAACCATCACTCCGGAGGCCGCCGAGCAGATCCAGCGGCTGGCCGGCCCGGGCTGCGATGAGACGGAAGCGGCGGACTCACGCGTACGCATCATGGCTGGTCTCGCCGCGACCGCCGCGACAGTCAGTCTTGGCGCCGGCGGCGGCTATGCCGCCACCGTCGCGCGCGCCCTCACCCGGGACCCGGCCGACCCGACCAGCCTGGGCGAATGGGCCGACCGCCTGCACGTCAGCACCAAGACCCTGCAGCGCGACTTCGAGCGCGAATACGGCATGGCCTACACCCGATGGCGTACGGTGCTCAGGCTCAAAGCGTCCCGCGTGCTGCTCGACAGGCACCCGGTCACGGAGGTCGCCCACCTGGTCGGCTACGCCAGCCCGTCGGCGTTCGTCGCGGCGTTCGCCCGCGAATACGGCTGCACTCCCGGCCGCCACGCCACCCGCCGCGCCCCGATATGCCACCCGGGCTGA
- a CDS encoding TetR/AcrR family transcriptional regulator: MTLRDRKRARTRQALVDAAIELFERDGYEQTTVADIAAAAEIGTRTFFSYFASKEELLFPESDLRVQATVDAIAARAPEDGPAQVLLRALRTVGADSTDLTGRLAALRLRLIRTVPAVRGRALQIQFDAQRQIARHLAAAYPDRLDEISAAALTGAFVGAITSALQVLLDDSDNPDDPAAVQAAIEKATDVALAPWDE, translated from the coding sequence GTGACCCTCCGCGACCGCAAGCGGGCCCGCACCCGCCAAGCCCTCGTCGACGCCGCGATAGAGCTGTTCGAGCGCGACGGCTACGAGCAGACCACCGTCGCGGACATCGCCGCCGCCGCCGAGATCGGCACCCGCACCTTCTTCAGCTACTTCGCCAGCAAGGAGGAGCTGCTGTTCCCCGAGAGCGACCTGCGGGTGCAGGCGACCGTCGACGCCATCGCCGCCCGGGCACCCGAGGACGGACCGGCGCAGGTGCTGCTGCGGGCCCTACGCACCGTGGGCGCCGACAGCACCGACCTGACCGGCCGCCTCGCCGCTCTCCGCCTGCGGTTGATCCGCACCGTGCCCGCGGTCCGGGGCCGGGCGCTGCAGATCCAGTTCGACGCCCAACGGCAGATCGCCCGGCACCTGGCCGCGGCCTACCCGGACCGGCTCGACGAGATCAGCGCCGCCGCTCTGACCGGCGCTTTCGTCGGCGCGATCACCAGCGCCCTGCAGGTCCTGCTCGACGACTCCGACAATCCCGACGACCCGGCCGCCGTCCAGGCCGCGATCGAGAAGGCCACGGACGTCGCCCTGGCCCCGTGGGATGAGTGA
- a CDS encoding RNA-guided endonuclease InsQ/TnpB family protein: protein MARRAYVFLLRPTSGQVQRALACIEDHRILYNAALEERRTAYRKAGVTIRYGQQSGQLKEIRRADLQGQGRWSFSSQQATLRRLSKAFDGFFRRVKAGQAPGYPRFKGRGRFDSVQWPKDGDACRWNSTPDSDHVRVYLQGIGHVKVRAHRKVEGRVKTITLKRAGKRLYVVLSCDDVPALTLPQTGSKAGIDMGVVSFLTTSDGRHEPNPRFVKTMAGELAAAQQALSRKTRGSHNRAKARAKVAAIHTRIRRQRADFHHKTALQLVREHDVIAHEKLRVDNMTRSASGTVTQPGTNVAQKSGLNKSILDAGWAAFLRILTAKAESAGRTTIAVKAAHTSQTCPECGHAAKQNRRTQAEFTCQGCGYTDHADIVGAINVLRRGLASQPEPVKV, encoded by the coding sequence GTGGCGCGGCGTGCATACGTGTTCCTGTTGCGTCCCACTTCGGGCCAGGTGCAGCGGGCTCTCGCCTGCATCGAGGACCACCGGATCTTGTATAACGCGGCCCTGGAGGAACGGCGGACCGCTTATCGCAAGGCGGGCGTGACGATCCGCTACGGGCAGCAGTCCGGGCAGCTCAAGGAGATCCGCCGCGCCGACCTGCAGGGACAAGGCCGATGGTCGTTCTCCAGCCAGCAGGCGACGTTGCGGCGGTTGAGCAAGGCGTTCGACGGTTTCTTCCGCCGGGTGAAAGCCGGGCAGGCGCCGGGCTATCCGCGGTTCAAAGGTCGCGGCCGGTTCGATTCGGTGCAGTGGCCGAAAGACGGTGACGCGTGCCGGTGGAACTCCACCCCGGACAGCGATCACGTACGGGTCTATCTGCAAGGCATCGGGCACGTCAAAGTCCGCGCGCATCGCAAGGTCGAGGGCCGGGTCAAGACGATCACGCTCAAACGTGCGGGCAAGCGCCTGTACGTGGTGCTGTCGTGCGACGACGTGCCCGCCCTGACACTGCCGCAGACCGGCAGCAAGGCCGGGATCGACATGGGTGTCGTATCGTTTCTGACCACCAGCGACGGCCGGCACGAGCCGAACCCCCGGTTCGTCAAGACGATGGCCGGTGAGCTGGCCGCCGCGCAGCAGGCCCTGTCCCGCAAGACGCGGGGTTCCCATAACCGGGCGAAGGCCCGGGCGAAGGTCGCGGCGATCCACACCAGGATCCGCCGGCAGCGCGCCGATTTCCATCACAAGACCGCGCTCCAGCTGGTGCGGGAACACGATGTGATCGCCCACGAGAAGCTGCGGGTAGATAACATGACCCGCTCGGCGTCCGGGACAGTGACGCAGCCGGGTACCAACGTGGCCCAGAAGTCCGGGCTGAACAAGAGCATTCTGGACGCGGGCTGGGCTGCGTTCCTGCGAATCCTGACCGCCAAGGCTGAAAGCGCCGGACGGACCACGATTGCCGTGAAAGCCGCTCACACCTCCCAGACCTGCCCCGAGTGCGGGCACGCCGCGAAGCAGAACCGCCGCACCCAAGCCGAGTTCACCTGCCAGGGCTGCGGCTACACCGACCACGCCGACATCGTCGGCGCGATCAACGTATTGAGACGCGGGCTGGCGTCTCAGCCCGAACCCGTCAAGGTTTAG
- a CDS encoding Asp23/Gls24 family envelope stress response protein: MNDEVEFHADRTQELFVPAVVPAVPPQHGGAEVVEAAAYRGATKFEREVVEKLAAAAARSVPGVVELGGDVARFFNAVLDKVGLDKVGDATRGVTAKVDGLDVEITVVLVLAAGEVAAQVTAEVRRKVIEAVEHYGLHVSNVDVEVDDIRL; the protein is encoded by the coding sequence ATGAACGACGAGGTCGAGTTCCACGCGGACCGTACGCAGGAGTTGTTCGTCCCCGCCGTGGTCCCGGCCGTGCCGCCGCAGCACGGCGGCGCCGAGGTGGTCGAGGCCGCCGCGTACCGGGGCGCCACGAAGTTCGAACGCGAGGTCGTCGAGAAGCTCGCGGCCGCCGCGGCCCGCTCGGTGCCCGGCGTGGTCGAGCTCGGCGGCGACGTGGCCCGCTTCTTCAACGCCGTGCTCGACAAGGTCGGCCTGGACAAGGTCGGCGACGCCACCCGCGGCGTGACAGCCAAGGTGGACGGCCTGGACGTGGAGATCACCGTGGTGCTGGTGCTGGCCGCCGGAGAGGTCGCCGCGCAGGTCACCGCCGAGGTCCGCCGCAAGGTCATCGAGGCGGTCGAGCACTACGGGCTGCACGTGAGCAACGTGGACGTCGAGGTCGACGACATCCGGCTGTAG
- a CDS encoding serine/threonine-protein kinase, with product MSGWQLSGYTPVRQLGAGASGSVVLATHDQTGTPVAIKYLTHVIGDDAAFRLAFRKEAQLLGEIDDPHVSRLYEYVESADGAAIVMELVNGVSLRQMLREHGPTTPEAALCVLKGSLAGLGAAHAHGVVHRDYKPENVLVTGEGQSKLADFGIAVPVGQGADTVVSGTPRYMAPEQWTGAPATPACDIYAATATFFECLTGRPPYDGANLFALHDQHANAPIPTDPAPVPVHDLLRYGLAKQPADRPPHALAFLDILERVAGAAYGPEWEDRGLGDLARRAALLAALWPFPDGDSGATSLAATALGSATPGGSRRGRKQAALASGVLAAALLLGGVGYRYVAADESSALAGSEANTTAVAPAVAGPSSAAPPATSPAPSASPGTSSDPVQQAPTTVQPDPGTTTPAQSPPASPTASPTDEPTDEPETTTPPASPTPPPDTTAPTVGAVTASQPRLEAENCQYGVRTSTISATVTDDESGAAALKVTFRYTLSGATKTGSMQSVGRGRFQGTLGPLPMPKTATRIPVSVVAVDAAGNSGRSASPAYVSLDNICTPG from the coding sequence ATGAGCGGCTGGCAGCTGTCCGGCTACACGCCTGTTCGTCAGCTCGGCGCCGGCGCGTCGGGCAGTGTCGTGCTCGCCACCCACGACCAGACCGGCACACCGGTCGCGATCAAGTATCTGACGCATGTCATCGGCGACGACGCTGCGTTCCGGCTCGCCTTCCGGAAAGAGGCGCAACTCCTCGGCGAGATCGACGACCCGCACGTGTCGCGGCTGTATGAGTACGTCGAGTCGGCCGACGGCGCGGCGATCGTGATGGAGCTGGTCAACGGGGTGTCGCTGCGGCAGATGCTGCGCGAGCACGGGCCGACCACCCCGGAGGCGGCGCTCTGCGTGCTGAAGGGGTCCCTTGCCGGGCTGGGTGCGGCGCACGCTCATGGAGTCGTGCACCGTGACTACAAGCCGGAGAACGTGCTGGTGACCGGGGAAGGGCAGAGCAAGCTCGCCGACTTCGGCATCGCTGTGCCGGTGGGGCAGGGCGCCGACACGGTCGTGTCCGGCACGCCTCGATACATGGCGCCGGAGCAGTGGACGGGTGCCCCGGCGACGCCTGCGTGCGACATCTACGCCGCCACGGCCACCTTTTTCGAGTGCCTCACCGGCCGGCCGCCGTACGACGGGGCGAATCTGTTCGCCCTGCACGACCAGCACGCCAACGCGCCGATCCCGACGGATCCGGCGCCGGTGCCGGTGCACGACCTGCTTCGGTACGGCTTGGCGAAACAGCCCGCCGACCGGCCGCCGCACGCCCTGGCGTTCCTCGACATCCTCGAGCGGGTGGCCGGTGCGGCGTACGGTCCGGAGTGGGAGGACCGCGGGCTGGGCGACCTGGCACGCCGGGCTGCGCTGCTTGCCGCGCTGTGGCCGTTCCCGGACGGCGACTCGGGCGCCACCAGCCTCGCCGCGACGGCGCTCGGCAGCGCCACACCCGGTGGCAGCCGCCGTGGCCGCAAGCAGGCCGCGCTGGCCAGCGGTGTCCTCGCCGCGGCGCTGCTGCTCGGCGGGGTGGGATACCGCTACGTCGCCGCCGACGAATCCTCGGCTCTCGCGGGAAGCGAGGCGAACACCACTGCCGTCGCTCCCGCGGTGGCCGGGCCGTCCAGCGCGGCTCCCCCAGCGACCTCGCCGGCGCCGTCGGCCTCGCCGGGGACCTCCAGCGACCCGGTGCAGCAGGCCCCGACGACAGTGCAGCCGGATCCCGGCACCACTACCCCGGCTCAGTCCCCGCCCGCCTCGCCCACCGCCTCGCCCACCGACGAACCCACCGACGAGCCCGAGACCACCACGCCCCCGGCCTCGCCGACGCCTCCGCCTGACACCACCGCGCCCACGGTCGGGGCCGTCACCGCGAGCCAGCCCAGGCTGGAGGCGGAGAACTGCCAGTACGGCGTCCGCACGAGCACCATCTCGGCCACCGTCACCGACGACGAGAGCGGCGCGGCGGCGCTGAAGGTCACCTTCCGTTACACCCTGAGCGGCGCCACCAAGACCGGCTCCATGCAGTCGGTCGGAAGGGGTCGCTTCCAGGGAACGCTCGGCCCGCTGCCGATGCCGAAGACGGCCACCCGCATTCCGGTCTCCGTCGTCGCCGTCGACGCCGCCGGTAATTCGGGCCGGTCGGCGTCACCGGCGTACGTGTCCCTCGACAACATCTGCACTCCCGGTTAG